TAGCTTCTCAAAGGATGTGACAGCTTTAATATTTCAGGAGAGAGTGTCTCTCCTGCACTAATACATTTTAAGAAGTATCCCCTGAAAGGGGTAGCTGAAGGGGTACCTCAAAGGGGTACTTAATGCTTTGTGCTCCCTACTATGTATTGAATatgtgtttaattgtttaattgtttttgctgttttaataTTCAGTTTCCTAATTCACCTACAGAACTCAGTTTACTGGGAGGATTAACAGATATTAAACAGAGGTCATATTTTGTGAATTGATTCAGTGCTGTCAGCTTGCCAGCAAAACAGAAATTGCTGGTGAAACATATTACTTCTTCTCTTGGATACCCTTCTAAATATGCAGTAGAGTTCAGGAACCCACTCTGAAATGGGTTTGAGAAATTTCAGAATAAGGGAAAGTAAGGCAAACAAACCTCAATTCATGTAATGGAAAATTACAATAATGCAATGTTAGATCTAATCCTCctattattttttcctgaagtCACAGAACAACATGGAAATTGAATATTTACCATGGCTGTGCTTACTTCAGATTTTATTCCCCAAAGGGGAATATTTAGAGGGCATTAGAGTACAATCACAGCCTCTATCTGCAATCATAAAGCAGCCACGTATTTCCCCAAGACTGCCTTGTTGCCTTTTGCAGCTGCTCTGAAATCTGAAGttgtttaatttagattcctgaacTGAGCAGGGGCTGGATTCAATGCcctaaatcagtatttttcaaacttggcaacttcaagacatgtgaacttcaactggctggggagttctgaaaaacactgcctaAATGGTTCTATTATTCTGTCTCCCAGAAAATTTGACTCTCTCCTCTTGTTGTTGCAGAGTCAAAAAAACCAAATTATTTGGTTCATTGTTTGGCTTCCCCAAATGAGATGAGATTTTCATTTCTGGGTACATGATGGTTAAATTCACAGCTCATTGAAATAAAGCATTTCATAAAAGGCTTAGCAGTTGTGGCTGTTAGGGTCCTTTCTTTGTGGGAAAACCTGCAATTAATCAGGCAAGCATCAGGAAAAATAACAGCCCAACTTCTCAGTCCTGCAACTTATTTCTATCTTAAGTGTGGCTTGTTTTTTAACtcctttgttatttttctttttattcattcctttattatttttctttttattcaattGTTATTCCTACAACTGAGGTATTACCTTTTTATTTTAGTGTGATCTGCAAAGATTGCTGCATCAAAgtaagttcttttctttttcattaattcTCTTTGTTTTATTAAGCTACTGACCAATACAACCTTGTGTAAATTAACCCATGTTTACAAAATTTTGTTTAGGAGCCGTTAAGCCAATTAAAGTATAAATCATTTATCAGATTGCTTGATGGTACTTTGTGTCTGACCAACGTTGCATAGTCCTGTTTAATAATATGCAGCTTCATTTTTGGTTTAACAATAATGAACACCTTTTAATGTATTATATTAACTGTTTTAAAGGATTCGATCAGTGGGTTAAAGTCATGGTATTTTTATCTAGGTGTCTATGCCAGTAAGACCTTGTGTACGCCTTCCACTTAACTTCTTTAAAGTGATACAACTGGGCAAGGAAGATGATCATGGCCTGCACAACCAAACAGCTGCACAGCTTTTGTTTGAAGTAGAACAGTGGGATTCATCAAGGTGAGAGTTTGCCATGAGGATGAAACTACATTAATAATACATTCTCTTCACCTTGCCAACTCCCCAATTACTAGCCCATCTTGTACTGATAAGATGATGCTTATATGCTGAGAAAACACCTTTCACATCCTATGGTTGCTAGATGAGAAAGTTATCACGGTGCTTGATTCATCTTCATTAGAAGatacagtggctgagttcacaagtTGTGCTGAGTCAAAGCTGAACAAACACATTATAGTTGAATGTGATGTGTGAAGACAGTCAGTAGTTTTTAGTGAACATCATGTTGCAAATTGAATTATAAAAGTAGAAGATTCTTTAATGCTGTTCTTTCTTTCCAAATTGGATtaactttttcccttttttatattaAACATTTGTACATACATAGTAATTATAGTATAGTTATCCCAAAacgatttggaagaaatgctttcgACTCCTGTGAGGCACAgcacctttctctttttttagacTTGTGTAGATGCTATGCCTATTTGAATGAACAGAAGAGAGGTGGTCACATGTACTTACACATTtcctccaaaacattttttaaatgtatacagCCTTACTTGGTATTCCACACATGTAAAGGCATGAAAAAGGCATTTTTGAAAGTAATTTGGATTCTTCTCATAATTTCCAGAGTACCTCTTGTGTTTGAACCCCATTGCTTAACCCCACCCCTTGCCTGCCACTTGAAAAGTATGATGGATTGGCCTTCTATGGATATCTGTATCAAATGTGAGCAGTACCTTCTGGAGATCCTTTCCCATCAGCCTCCTTGTAGGAAAAGGCCCCTGTCATGGACTGAATTGGAATAATGTCTTTTATTACTGTATAAAATTGGGCAAATGTAAACCAGTGATCTTACAGGCCTAAATGGGTCAATCCTAgctattttttctctcttctcattCCATTAAGCTGACTTAGAAAACTATACTTAAACAAAACACCAGATATATCTCTGATCTTCTtacatggaataaataaatactttcataagccatgtttttaagtctttttttcccttgtcacAATTTAAATCCATATTTAACATTAAACCTAAGTGGTTGCAACCATATGCTTAAAATAAAGGACTGCCACTAACAAAGGATTTAGAAACTTatcatctacagcagtgtttctgaaccttgtcaactttaatgTACAAAGCAGGCTTGTGTATTAGGGATATAACATCACTCTGGAACAGTCTTTTCCAAATCAGTGCCTCAAAGTGTTTGTCTCCAACTTCTGTTGGATATTGTTGttagaattatcaggggtcaactcagcattgtctcacaagcataaggGGGTTGCTCTAGTAAACActtctctattgtgcttgtgggatgtcacaagggtcacctgatttccacttcctcctcctccttgggcttggggattaacaatctccattacccttctggcaggcCTGCAGGCAGGAGGTGATGCAGAAGTGCAGCTCTTGTCctctttcatctcgcttgcatgcacactttctattccacattagtgtctacaaagaaccattgatgattaagtgctttctactgtgaacctacctgtatccagatctactgaataaaagtaagctatctctatttttcttcatcaaactactatgtgaagactgaatttatttctgaacgcaattaagcttaatgtgcaagttttcttttggttcacacttctactctgcaagattgctgttagctgcttggagttcttttacaaacctttaaaaactctttaaaaactcCCACAATTATATTTGTATCTTTATCCTTTCTCCCAACTACTCAGAAGCTAGGAAAAAGTctgtagaaagaaagaatgaaaaattaaGCTATTTTTCTAGGTGTACTACCAACATGTTAGAACAGCGTTCTCTAAACTCAGGTCCTCCAGGTGCCTTGGATTTCAATTCCTGTCAACTTCAGCCACCGTGACCCGAGAATTAATACTTGGCTTACTAGCTGTCACTTAAACAAAACCTTAGAAAATACAAAAGCAGACCTTGGGTTACACATTTTCCCCATTCCTGAACCCCAGTAATTCAGTGGCATACTGCCTTGAAATGTGATCATTCCATGTTATATGTTAAATTAATATCTGTTAGTTATCAGTATTCAATGCAATGTTTTCTAATTTATTTGTAACCCCATAATCTGAATTTGACATAGTAAAAACATTCATTAGTGAATTCAAGGGGACCGTTTCTTGTCATGTCAGAATGCTGCTGGTGTGAAGTTGTCTACCACTATGGTTCTTGATTTAGAATCAGAAAGGGAATTCATAGCTCTCCAGACattgctgaactataattccTAGCAACTAAAGCAAGATGGCTAAGgaaaaggaaggctgaaactcaaaTTCATCAAATATCTGGAGGGTCAGAGGTTCCATTCTCCCTTTTGATAAAATTACTTCTCCAAGATTTAACCATGACTTGTTGGGCGAACAAATAAAATTATCTAACATTAGCTTTGTATTAAAAGGCGCCTCATGACTAATTTCATACACTGGTTGTTTGCAGAAATGTTTGATGTGAAGGTCTCCACAAGAGGGCAGCAAATCCTGAAATTTCTGCTATTTAGGGCCTTGTGGTCTCTTTTGTGTTGCCTAGCATCTCACAGACATTGATCTAGACCTCTTGGTCAGGCAGCTGCTAGAATTCTTTGGTGGGCCGCATGCTGGAAGACTATGAAGTTGGTCCACATGTGCCCaccaaaacagatttttaaaacaggCTTTTGATGTTCCTTTCTGTTTCAAAAGGAATCAGTACTGAAATTGTCCATAAATACTATCGTATGTGGCATACATTGAATTGAAATATACTGGACAATAGGCAGGCTTTTGAATTACTTCTGAGATTAAATTCCATGATACTTTTCTACACAGAGTCTTATATCAAAGAAAATTATTCTACTATACTTCACCAAATATTTTTGTCTCCAAAGAGCATATGGAATTGTTCTTTGACTTAAAGTCTGCCTGCTGTTAGTGCAGAGGGCATTCCATGTGGCTATGAATGCAGCATGTTTTTGCCTGATCTGTTGGCCAGAAAGCCGGCGGTTCGTAAAACCCGGCGAGGATCTGCCAATCACTGAAACCGAGTCAGAAGGATTCCAGTAACTCTTTATTTATGCGCACAAGCAAAAAGGGAATCTCTTGCCTCTTGGCTGAGAGGAATGCCGAGCAGTTACAATTGATTACAGTTATACCATTCATTGAgagtgaatatactgtataaaattgtGATTGGCTAACAAAAATCAGCTGCTCGCACCTGCATGTAAGCTTCCCATGTTACATATTAACATCCCATAATATCTCTAGCATGTCTTCACTAATGCTCATTTGAATATTCAAGGGGTGTGTTTTTCCATTATAATTGGGTAGGGGTCTTTCAAAGTTCAGCAAAACTGCCCGAAGCCAGTTCCCTGTACTACTTACCCCTGCATTCCTCTGCTTATCAGCTGGAGCCTCCCACTTCCCCAATGAAGGGTGGCTAGTCCATCAGATCTGTATTAATGGAAATATTTGTTTAATAACTGCCCCAATCCAGAAGAACTCTCACAGCATACAGTGAAACATAATTCACAGAAAAATgagtaaacaaaaaagaaaaccaacataACAATAAAATCTGgtacaaaaccaaaataaatgttCTTGACCAATCAAGACCAAAGGCAcactaaaataaaacagatttaacTAATTTCTGGAATATATATTGCAGTATTCCACAGGATGGGTACTATAAGCCAGAAGGCATGTTATCTTGTCCACACCATACCTACCTTGTAAGGAGGGAACATTTTCAACAGGCTGTCTCTAGATTACCAGACCAGAGAGGTAGACTCTATTCCAGTAAGGTATTGTCTGATAAATCTGGGTGCTGCATGATGCTTTGAAGATAATGATCAGCAATTTGAATTGGGCCAGGAAGCCTACCAATGTAGCAACTTCAACACAgatgttgtcctaacagtcagaaatcacgctgagacgaggagtaggtctctagtgtttattactgctacataaaacagaatcctaacaaaccgaagaagtgtgggaaaaacccagacagataaaccccaaaagttaaggcaggtctgatctgtgtctctttgaatggctgcttaattcctcagtactacgcatgcgttttcccccctggatagaggccccttccagctcaccatcagtactcatgacagatgtaaTTTTATGTTACTTCTTCACTGACAAAGCTCAGCTGCATAGTAcaaatagggctgtgcaaagcactTGGAATGAGCATTCAGAAAAGCACATTGGTGTGAGCAAAATGCCACACCTTGGagccttaaagcagctgcaaagGTTTTCCCCATGTTCTCTGCATTGTTGTGTACACACAAATGATTCACATCTACTTAGCATGATAGGTGTAAATGGAAGGGTTACTTTTagtttaaatagaaatataatgcATTTCCCTTGAAGGGGACCATTTTCATCACAGCAGACAATCTGTGTTTCCTGTTTAGCATTCCTACTAGAATGCTAAAACTCCTGAatgagtttattattattatttacattggctcactttttaaataaagggctgacttatttaaaataaattaaaagcaggaCACTTTTATTTAATCGTatagcatagcagttcagtgttcatgctgcttttttcttgctgggaaatccttgtgaggtccagcagccagatgtgtagactatttagccgtgacaagtcacattacccagggtgcaccacaaggaggctagtctacattgcatcgagttgggctgagagagagtgactggcccaatgtcacccagccagctttcacacctaaggcgggactagaactcacggactcctagtttctagcccagcaccttaaccactagaccaaactggctctctaggacACTTCTGACAAAGAATAATATTTTCTCAGTAGAAAAATATGAAGCTTGAACACTGTAGGAATACAACAGTTTTCCCCGGTCTGGGGCTATgttgcttgggaattctgggagatgtaaaATGGGTAGTACTAGATCGGGATGCATGGAACAAGAACATTCTCCAGGTTTTTCATTGAGCTGTAAAAATGGAATATATCTGCACATGTTTGCTCTCTAAATTGATCTGCAAACATCCTTAAAATTCAAAATCAAGATTACTGTGGAAGGATCATGCTATATCTGTTTTTGTATAGTTGGCAGCAGGattgctgaattaaaaaaaagtctccatTAGCTTTTATAAATAGAAGACACGATACATACTGAAGAAAGCAGTACATGCCACAAGCTCAATATTGCATGCAGTTGTGTTTTCTTACAATTCACTGGCTGTTGCATTGTATTTATTAACCCTTAAATATATGTGGCATGGGGAAATAAATGGGTTAAATCTGTTTGATCGttaatttttgtgtgttttacaACTCTTCCTTTTTAGGTTCTGTGTAATTTCAAAATTCTAAGATCTACTGTATGCAAAGTAGCATGGGGCAGAAATAAATATCTCCAATTATCAGTGTGTCTGACCCACTTGTTACAGAAATTTCTATTCCATTGCTTCTCTGGAAATATCAGTAGCAAAAAGCTTTGCAAAAGAGCTTTGGGAAACGCATTCTAGCTTGATTTCAGTACTGCTCATAACTACTTAGCTCATAAGTTCTCACAGTGAGCTCTTTTGTTGTCTGGAGTTTTTATGAGACCATATCTGTCAAACTAATCTGTGGAGATAAATCAAGCCCACAGCCATGTCTGTTAAAAGCACTGTGAAGGCTTTCCCCCTTTTACCGTTTATTGTTACTAGTTATAAAGGAAGTGTAATGATATGGAATGTAAAGTAGGtagtgggcaaaaaaaaaaaaggtcttccttaaaaaaaagtgatttcttAGTACAGAATAATAGCAGTTTCAGGCTACCATATCAAACAGTAAACTAAACTACCATACTGTTTTAAATGTAAATGCTTTTAAGGGCACAGCCAGATGGCTAGATTAATATACAGTCTACCAATCCTTGAGCTAACATAAAAGTATATCAGAACATTTCCTGTTCTCCCTCCTCTTCtgattcaatattttttttaaaaaattattaaatttcagaaaaagataaaagatacagaaaaacaaaaactacaaaaaaagaactaaaaagtgtgaaaacacaagagaaatatcttttaaatagattacaaaaagaagtgacttctgactttaaacaccaaggatatacagcaattttccataatcaatcccttagtctatattaaaccaaaatcacattatttctaaaagTCAACCccttggcacattataaaaatcactaaataccattgcttcctccccttatattaaaagaaaagtataaatcacctaatcaactccccccccaaaataacaattactgaattattcccttcctactattctatacattgcTGTCTACTGtaacaaagattaaaaatagaaaaagtatgtaaattgtctgccattataattaataatacaagaaatatgtattaatattaattttaaaaaaccttaataatcttaatcccaatcattaatgataaataaaatcatccaaagccaaaagaccatccagataaatatttttagccccttaacccacttcaaaatagaccaaaacgtttacatatctccataataaacacagagctattttcttaaaggaatcaaacagcccaactgctcccctcacaaacacagacttctcttcaaaaaacctcccatacataataaccccttcttttccatagtattccatcagaaagtcaaattcactcatgtcctgcaactcaatttctccctgaaacttcttcaattcagcattgtcaatttcatccaacatttctgtcctgttcagacttagaggtggccaggcagcttaaatatcaaaaatactctttattaaataactgtttacAATAAATCAAGAAGACTGTATTTCAACTaagcccaactgggcagcaacaaggaaactggcaaaATTGCAGGAAGAGAGAGCAGCAATGCAGCGGAGCAGGACTCCTTCACagagactggaaggctgggagaagctggagTGCAAGACACTACTGAAGCCAAAGATGAAGGATCTCGAACTAAAACACCACTTGAATTAGGCTGGCACCAGAACGCTGGACACTTCTGGGATCTAAGgatcaggctggactggactcgacAACTCGGGCTAGACTGGGTACTGGGGACTGAAGGCTTGAAGCAAGGCAGAGAGCTTGAATTAAGGcttgactcggctggaagccctggactagactggatactctgggcggggaactcagagcaagactgaagacttggagcaaggctggactggaatgaAGATTCCCCATGAGACTGGAGGTCGAAGGCACACTGAAGCTGCACAGGAGACCTGGAGCTAAGTGGCAATCTATaaatgttgcaaggctgcaccaaagGCTCAGGGCAAGATTGCGAGCTGGAGGcatggcaaggctggactggaaactCTGAGCATGACAGAGTTCTCAAAATGGGCAAAGGAACGCGCTTGGAACACGCACAAGGTGAACGCAATGATCCAAAGCTGGAcatgagactgaggttgctgggtttggTGAGGAGAAAATCCTGGGTAGCAGCAGGAGCAGGATTTAAGTCCTCTTCTGTGGAgaacactggcgctgattcctctttggtaacagatgctgtctccgacgctggtaaggactcttttgCGGAAGCTGCAGCCtttgtaggatcggttgtctccagcagcttgctctttgtgtaCCTGCCTCTGAATTTgctgtccggaggacaaatgggtcaattccgagCATTTTCCTTGATCCAGAAGAATGCTCTTGGGCTTCatgagaaaccagcctgagcctgaaagaactgccacgatgccagttctgcccacggagctagcaggcacagctgttcagtctgccatattcccaccagaagtcctattCTGATTCAGAAATTAGGCTAGTGagtgatgcttttttaaaatagatttaatgcAAGATACTGTGTGTCAAAGAAAGCAGTTGGTGGATGCTACTGGTGTTTTTATCCTCCCACCGAGTATCACTGCCAGCAGGGAAAACAAGCACCATTCACTGTCCCTAACATGAGCTGGGGTTCAGGAAGGAGGCAAATTTTGATGGACAGCTAGACTCATGGGCAGCCCTCCCCATCTCGCAGATCATTGCAGATTGAAGACATGGCACATAAAAATGGTCACTGGAAAGAGAAGCGGAGCAATTGTTCATTGGTACGTGTCATCCAGATGAAACAGCTGACAGGACAGGAATAGTCATGTCAATTTATATCAGACTACTTTTAAACACAGatttagcactctttcagaagagcactgAACTCTTCTGCTCTTTCCACCTCACCTCCAACAACCTCTTCCCCCACACTCAGCAGCTGCTTTTACTGCtatttttaaacatgggtttagtAGTCTCCtgaaaaaagcaatagaaaacaaTGCCCATAGACTGGAGGGAAGGGATTATGCCTACAGCAGCTACAGTTGCCAGTAGGAGCTGAACAACCCGTGACCGCACCAAGCATCCCAAAATACTATACGTCCATGGCAAAAAGTTGTTGAGAGAAGAGGGAAACACTAGTTTAAAGCTGGAACAGTTGAAGACAACTTTAAGCTGCATCAGCTAGGGGTAGGGATGAGATGACAGCAACATCATGAGAACCTATCATATAAACCCATCATACGAAGGCATGCTTATACTGAGGTGGAGAAATAGCTCTAAGAGCAAGACgcatccattcatttatttatataaggaCAGCCCTCCCCTCTGTAATCCAAGCTCCATGGTCCACCAGTAAGATCATCTTTATTTCACTGTCCTTCTGGCATACTTGCAGAAATATGCTTAGTGTAGACAAGGAAAAGGGTCTTTTCAGGGACTATATATAATCTAATTCCCTTTGGCCTTCTGCAAGTTGACAAAACATCTTCCTGTTTAGGAAGGTAGGCCTGTGCTGGCTGGAAATAATGGGAATTGTAATACAATCACATCAGGAGAACTCTTAAGTAAGAGAAGGCTGATTTACAGCACTGTACTTGTGCTGGTGAGATTCAGTTTGACCTACAGATAATGTACTACATAAGCAACAAATAGCAGGGGAAAACACTGCTTAAAAAACCCTCTTTAATATAAATCAGAACTGGATGGGTTTAGCTGCAAGTAAATTAATAGAGCATatggaaaagggagaaaagacTTTAAGGGTATGCATATAGCTATGAAGGTACTCAAGAGCTGATTCTTGTGTTAAAATTAACCACTGGTCATGCCTGAAGGAAATCCTAGGAATTGTGGCATCTGGAGGCACCAGACTGAGAAAACATGGGCTATAAGGTTGAGCAGGAGTTTCCTCCCAATTTGGAGAAAGGGCACATGAGGCTAGTATACCACCGGGTTGGCAAGATCTCAACCAAGAGAATAATGTTACTACAGTGATCAACAAATGCCAATGTTTTTCCCaccatatttttaaagcatttaattcCAACAAGCTTGCTCATCAGTTACAGAATCTACTAGCTGTTCTTTCTAGATTTTCTTTGGCAAGTGTTGCTAAAACACATAAAAAGTTGACCGctaatctttaataaaacagaaaaaaaaattcttatgggACAAAATCGGATTTCTTGGC
The Candoia aspera isolate rCanAsp1 chromosome 5, rCanAsp1.hap2, whole genome shotgun sequence genome window above contains:
- the LOC134498362 gene encoding protein spire homolog 1-like, which translates into the protein MGTRYLEIKDSCQRERGNVPSRAELCLLCHNQFFIWPYMCHLCSSVICKDCCIKVSMPVRPCVRLPLNFFKVIQLGKEDDHGLHNQTAAQLLFEVEQWDSSRVPLVFEPHCLTPPLACHLKSMMDWPSMDICIKCEQYLLEILSHQPPCRKRPLSWTELE